The following are encoded in a window of Telmatobacter sp. DSM 110680 genomic DNA:
- a CDS encoding 2-oxoacid:acceptor oxidoreductase subunit alpha — translation MATGDLALGQEQGAINAQKRVVNDFSINVATVNGSGSQSANSVLLKSIFGMGIPVSGKNLFPSNIAGLPTWYTIRASKDGYVARTRDAEFLVALNPETAKSDIEALPAGGVAIYEENANLKQYRSDVVCYPVPFDKITAAVCTEAKLRKLVKNMVYVGVVAQLLSIDLAVVEHSVRKQFAKKQKVFDLNFGAIKAGFDYAQEKLVKQDPFFLERMNQTAGKIIIDGNAACGMGAVFAGVTVVAWYPITPSTSLVEATTDLLKKFRVTEDGKATFAVVQAEDELAAIGMVLGAGWAGARSMTSTSGPGISLMGEFAGLGYYAEIPGVIFDVQRTGPSTGMPTRTQQSDLLSTAFLSHGDTKHVVLLPGSVKECFELSMEAFNLAERLQTPVFVLTDLDLGMNNWMSEQFEYPAKPLDRGKVLTKEDLDKLGGFARYRDVDGDGIGWRTLPGTMHPKAAYFTRGSGHNDAAGYTEKPGEYQAVMERLSRKFDNARKLVPAPVVVKNGSSRVGILAFGTTDFALRESLDQIKKEYDKDVDYMRIRAYPFAHEIHDFVASHDRVYIVEQNRDAQLATLLKIDLPADQIVKLRSILHYNGLPIDARTITEEFATKEGL, via the coding sequence ATGGCGACTGGAGACCTGGCCCTGGGTCAAGAACAGGGCGCGATCAACGCGCAAAAGCGCGTAGTTAATGATTTCAGCATCAACGTAGCAACGGTGAACGGGTCCGGCTCGCAATCCGCCAATAGCGTACTGCTGAAGAGCATCTTTGGAATGGGTATTCCCGTCAGCGGGAAAAACCTGTTTCCCTCGAACATCGCCGGACTTCCCACCTGGTACACAATTCGCGCGAGCAAAGACGGGTATGTCGCCCGCACACGCGATGCTGAATTCCTGGTGGCTTTGAATCCTGAAACTGCGAAGAGCGATATTGAAGCGCTGCCGGCCGGCGGCGTCGCGATCTATGAAGAGAACGCGAACCTGAAACAGTATCGTAGCGATGTTGTCTGCTATCCGGTTCCTTTCGATAAGATCACTGCCGCTGTCTGCACCGAGGCTAAGCTTCGCAAACTCGTCAAGAACATGGTGTACGTGGGAGTGGTTGCACAACTCCTGTCCATTGATCTGGCCGTTGTGGAGCACAGCGTCAGAAAGCAATTTGCGAAGAAGCAGAAAGTATTCGATCTGAACTTCGGCGCGATTAAAGCTGGATTCGATTACGCACAAGAGAAGCTGGTCAAGCAGGACCCATTTTTTCTTGAGCGCATGAATCAGACAGCCGGCAAGATCATCATCGACGGCAATGCAGCTTGTGGCATGGGAGCTGTTTTTGCCGGCGTGACCGTGGTGGCGTGGTATCCGATTACGCCTTCGACTTCGCTGGTGGAAGCGACCACCGATCTGCTGAAGAAATTCCGCGTAACCGAAGATGGCAAGGCGACATTCGCCGTAGTGCAGGCTGAAGACGAACTCGCTGCCATCGGTATGGTGCTGGGCGCAGGCTGGGCTGGCGCGCGCTCCATGACGTCAACCTCCGGGCCGGGAATTTCGCTCATGGGCGAGTTTGCAGGTCTGGGGTATTACGCCGAGATTCCGGGTGTGATCTTCGACGTGCAGCGCACTGGGCCTTCGACGGGCATGCCGACGCGCACGCAACAGTCAGATCTGCTGTCGACTGCGTTCCTGTCGCACGGCGATACAAAGCACGTTGTGTTACTGCCGGGTTCGGTAAAGGAATGCTTCGAGCTAAGCATGGAAGCCTTCAACCTTGCCGAGCGGCTACAGACGCCGGTGTTTGTGTTGACGGATCTTGACCTGGGCATGAACAACTGGATGTCGGAGCAGTTCGAATATCCTGCGAAACCCCTCGATCGCGGCAAGGTTCTCACGAAAGAAGATCTCGACAAACTGGGTGGATTTGCACGCTACCGCGATGTTGACGGCGACGGGATAGGCTGGCGTACGCTGCCCGGTACGATGCATCCCAAGGCCGCATACTTCACACGCGGTTCGGGACACAACGATGCTGCTGGCTACACGGAAAAGCCGGGCGAGTACCAGGCAGTAATGGAGCGGCTATCGCGCAAGTTTGATAATGCCCGCAAATTGGTGCCAGCGCCGGTTGTCGTGAAAAACGGCAGCTCGCGTGTTGGTATTCTCGCATTTGGCACGACAGACTTCGCGCTTCGCGAGAGCCTGGATCAGATCAAGAAGGAATACGACAAAGATGTCGACTACATGCGCATCCGCGCGTACCCTTTCGCGCACGAGATCCATGACTTTGTCGCATCGCACGATCGCGTCTACATCGTTGAGCAGAATCGCGACGCACAGCTTGCTACGCTGCTGAAGATCGATCTGCCTGCAGACCAGATTGTTAAGCTGCGCAGCATTCTGCACTATAACGGGCTGCCAATCGATGCCCGCACCATCACTGAAGAATTTGCAACCAAGGAGGGCCTGTAA
- a CDS encoding family 78 glycoside hydrolase catalytic domain — MQGSGRLGVVLAIAASLAAWGQVGTKNQSGPVHLQVDDLRSPLGIDDATPRFSWQLNDAARGARQTAYRVLVATNPELLSDDKADVWDSGRVSSGQSLNVKYAGPAVKPSTRYWWRVELWGADQKAYPASKTEWWETGLLSQGGWRGDWIGWETTEEAAVRKAPAVWVANPDVVPGSAKPNSEQRFAYRTAVKVEKPLERAVLFATAEDTVDAWVNGEQVLKAAAFPPYHHLPWKKFVRADVTAQISEGINTVAIESVHYIDKYGESRRKDAPPMIATVILLYKDGTTATVGSDGTWKSTEHPADGWQKKEFEDKGWKNAQVFQQASGPQEQPVLHPWIPDSVKVLWKSFDAGETISHSSDKDPSPGTPGVKSARLYATALGTYELHLNGERVGDSVMAPGWTDYRERVLYQTYDVTKLMKSGANVIEALLAPGWYSTSLEWLQQPNNYGDTPPALRAQLRIEYTDGKVEWVGTDASWKADTSFIVHSELYDGETQDLRELYRTFNRTGVDARPGKQVQIIHPKEIRIEAQSFEPIRIDQAITGPKMTEPKPGVFIYDFGQNMAGVEKLVVSGAAGTDVQVRVGEALNPDGTLYTENLRTAKATDHFVLSGLATDVLVPHFTFHGFRYIEVTGVKSASSVGGVFAQVLHTDFHFTSKLKTGNAMINQLWSNILWGQRSNFVGLPTDCPQRDERLGWSADAQVFWRAASYNAALASFTRKFAADLRGTQVGTPYYGIYAPGTAKISPGVAAAWSDAGVIIPWTSWLQTGDTSVIDENWQAMRKYVDAIDARNPDGIWHNDSGIPFGDWLSLEGRTQEDLVATAYWAYDVNMMREMAHATGRTEAEQHYAKLEEKIRDAFDKKFIQLDAKVAIRDQLHERFIHVGAYIPGADNSPSPFGDINNPNAKATGGDTQTGYVLALHMNLLPADLRSRAADRLVEKINDNHGLLNTGFVGTPYLLEELTKTGHSKLAYDLLLSKGMPSWGYLIDHGATTTWERWNGDEMMGDPQMNSYNHYAYGAVADWIYRFAAGIDASPLDAGFHTVVLHPVFDARLSPLEFNYASSYGTISSTWTVKGKAAEWKVTLPANTTGRLELSDKEAGKYKVDGVGLSESPLAKKVNGGFELVAGSYQFEVEM; from the coding sequence ATGCAAGGATCGGGTAGGTTGGGTGTGGTGCTTGCGATTGCAGCAAGTCTGGCAGCTTGGGGACAGGTTGGTACGAAGAATCAGAGCGGTCCGGTGCATTTGCAGGTAGATGATTTGCGGAGTCCGTTGGGGATCGACGATGCTACGCCGCGCTTCTCCTGGCAACTGAATGATGCGGCGCGGGGCGCACGGCAGACGGCGTATCGTGTGCTGGTTGCAACAAATCCGGAGTTGCTCAGCGATGACAAAGCCGACGTGTGGGACAGTGGCAGGGTTTCGTCTGGGCAGTCGTTGAACGTGAAGTATGCAGGTCCTGCGGTGAAGCCAAGCACGCGCTACTGGTGGCGGGTGGAACTGTGGGGCGCAGATCAGAAGGCGTATCCCGCTAGCAAGACGGAGTGGTGGGAGACCGGCCTGCTGAGCCAAGGCGGCTGGCGCGGAGATTGGATCGGGTGGGAGACGACCGAGGAGGCTGCCGTTCGCAAGGCGCCAGCGGTTTGGGTAGCGAATCCAGATGTTGTGCCGGGAAGCGCGAAACCGAACAGCGAACAACGATTTGCATATCGAACTGCAGTCAAGGTCGAAAAGCCCCTGGAGCGGGCGGTGCTGTTTGCAACTGCCGAGGACACAGTGGATGCCTGGGTAAATGGCGAGCAGGTGCTGAAGGCGGCGGCTTTTCCGCCTTACCACCATTTGCCGTGGAAGAAGTTTGTGCGTGCGGATGTAACTGCACAAATCTCCGAGGGCATAAACACGGTTGCGATCGAGAGCGTGCACTACATCGACAAGTACGGCGAGAGCAGAAGGAAAGATGCGCCTCCGATGATTGCGACCGTGATCCTGCTCTATAAGGATGGAACTACGGCAACGGTGGGAAGCGACGGGACATGGAAGAGTACGGAGCATCCCGCGGATGGTTGGCAGAAGAAAGAATTTGAAGATAAGGGCTGGAAGAACGCCCAGGTCTTTCAACAGGCCAGCGGACCCCAAGAGCAGCCCGTGCTGCATCCCTGGATTCCGGATAGCGTGAAGGTCTTATGGAAGAGCTTTGATGCGGGGGAGACGATCAGCCACTCCAGCGACAAAGACCCGTCGCCCGGGACACCGGGAGTGAAGTCGGCGCGGCTGTATGCAACGGCGCTGGGAACATATGAGCTTCATCTGAACGGCGAGCGAGTTGGCGACAGTGTAATGGCTCCGGGGTGGACGGATTATCGGGAACGAGTTCTCTATCAGACTTACGATGTGACAAAGCTGATGAAGAGCGGGGCCAATGTTATTGAGGCATTGCTTGCTCCCGGCTGGTATTCGACGTCACTGGAGTGGTTGCAGCAACCAAATAACTACGGCGATACTCCTCCGGCGCTCCGGGCGCAGTTGCGCATCGAGTATACGGACGGAAAAGTGGAGTGGGTGGGGACGGACGCCAGTTGGAAAGCAGATACATCATTCATCGTCCACTCGGAACTGTACGACGGGGAGACGCAGGATCTTCGGGAACTCTATCGGACGTTTAACAGGACAGGCGTTGACGCCAGACCAGGAAAGCAAGTACAGATCATCCACCCGAAGGAGATCAGGATCGAGGCGCAGAGCTTCGAGCCGATCCGAATTGACCAGGCAATCACTGGACCGAAGATGACCGAGCCAAAGCCGGGCGTATTTATTTACGACTTCGGGCAGAACATGGCAGGCGTGGAAAAGCTTGTTGTGTCCGGAGCAGCGGGCACAGATGTGCAGGTGCGTGTGGGGGAAGCGCTGAATCCTGACGGGACGCTCTATACGGAGAATCTGAGGACTGCGAAGGCGACCGATCACTTCGTTCTTTCAGGACTGGCAACCGATGTACTTGTTCCCCATTTCACTTTTCATGGATTTCGCTATATCGAGGTCACTGGAGTAAAGAGCGCGTCGAGTGTGGGAGGCGTTTTTGCGCAGGTGTTGCATACCGATTTTCACTTTACGTCAAAGCTGAAGACGGGCAACGCCATGATCAATCAGCTGTGGAGCAACATTCTATGGGGGCAGAGGTCGAATTTCGTGGGTCTGCCAACGGATTGTCCGCAGCGCGATGAGCGGCTGGGATGGTCCGCCGATGCGCAGGTCTTCTGGCGCGCGGCGTCGTACAACGCAGCCCTTGCATCGTTCACTCGCAAGTTTGCGGCCGATCTTCGCGGGACACAGGTGGGCACGCCGTATTACGGGATCTATGCGCCGGGGACGGCGAAGATTTCTCCGGGAGTGGCCGCCGCGTGGAGTGATGCCGGCGTGATCATTCCATGGACGTCGTGGCTGCAGACCGGCGATACCAGCGTGATCGATGAAAACTGGCAGGCAATGCGGAAGTATGTTGACGCAATCGATGCGCGCAATCCCGACGGGATCTGGCATAACGATTCGGGGATTCCATTTGGTGATTGGTTGTCACTCGAAGGCCGCACGCAGGAAGACCTGGTTGCGACAGCGTACTGGGCGTACGACGTGAACATGATGCGCGAGATGGCGCACGCAACGGGAAGGACGGAGGCGGAACAGCACTACGCGAAGCTTGAAGAAAAGATTCGCGATGCGTTCGACAAAAAGTTCATCCAACTGGATGCGAAGGTTGCGATTCGCGACCAACTCCACGAGAGATTCATTCACGTGGGCGCATATATTCCCGGCGCTGACAACAGCCCTTCGCCCTTTGGCGATATTAATAATCCGAATGCGAAGGCCACTGGAGGCGACACGCAGACTGGCTATGTTCTGGCGTTGCATATGAACCTTCTGCCGGCGGACCTGCGTTCCAGAGCCGCTGATCGCCTTGTGGAGAAGATCAATGACAATCACGGTCTGCTGAATACGGGCTTCGTGGGCACACCCTATCTGTTGGAGGAATTGACGAAGACCGGTCACAGCAAACTGGCCTACGATCTGCTGCTGAGCAAGGGAATGCCGTCGTGGGGATACCTGATCGATCATGGTGCGACGACCACGTGGGAGCGCTGGAACGGCGACGAGATGATGGGCGATCCGCAGATGAACTCATACAACCATTACGCGTATGGCGCGGTGGCCGACTGGATTTACAGATTTGCCGCGGGCATCGATGCGTCTCCGCTCGATGCTGGATTCCACACGGTTGTATTGCATCCGGTGTTTGATGCAAGGCTGTCTCCACTGGAATTTAACTATGCGTCATCGTACGGCACGATCAGCTCAACCTGGACAGTGAAAGGGAAGGCAGCGGAGTGGAAGGTTACCCTGCCCGCCAATACAACTGGACGACTGGAACTAAGTGATAAAGAGGCTGGGAAGTACAAAGTTGATGGCGTCGGTCTGAGTGAAAGTCCGCTGGCGAAGAAGGTGAATGGCGGATTTGAATTGGTGGCCGGAAGTTATCAGTTTGAGGTTGAGATGTAG
- the asnA gene encoding aspartate--ammonia ligase, translated as MPSVLDKKADLAGPGIGDYTELETVLPHNYRSLLTPKETQQAIFHVKRFIEDNLCKELNLMMVEVPLIVDVESGVNDMLDRDGSRTPIQFHITNDRDRHPIDAQVVQAATKWKRAALKQFDCGVDEGICTDMRAVRKDYFLDHDHSAYVDQWDWERVITPDQRNLRFLKEIVSKIWKVIVGAEKYAHSLFPQLKDPRYPNLPEKLTFLHAENILEMFPTLPRKQRETAILQEHPAIFIIGIGWPLRDGYPHEMRAADYDDWVTDTRHETGEHTHGLNGDILVWNPVTKRRHELTSMGIRVTAETLRQQLAMSNQLDFMKLPYHQAILNNRIPLSIGGGIGQSRTLMLLLHKAHLGEVSCTVWPKVLKEMCAQRNIFVLE; from the coding sequence ATGCCTAGCGTGCTTGATAAAAAAGCGGACCTTGCTGGACCCGGCATTGGCGATTACACAGAGCTGGAAACTGTTCTCCCTCACAACTACCGTTCTCTCCTGACTCCGAAGGAAACGCAGCAAGCCATCTTCCACGTCAAACGTTTTATCGAAGACAACCTGTGCAAAGAACTGAACCTAATGATGGTCGAGGTCCCGCTCATCGTCGACGTTGAGAGCGGCGTCAACGATATGCTTGATCGCGACGGATCGCGCACTCCTATCCAGTTCCACATCACCAATGATCGCGACCGGCACCCCATCGATGCGCAGGTAGTTCAGGCTGCCACTAAATGGAAGAGAGCCGCTCTCAAGCAATTCGATTGCGGTGTTGACGAAGGCATCTGCACCGATATGCGCGCCGTTCGTAAGGACTACTTCCTTGATCACGACCACTCCGCCTACGTCGATCAATGGGACTGGGAGCGGGTCATAACTCCCGATCAGCGCAATCTGAGATTTCTGAAAGAGATCGTAAGCAAAATCTGGAAGGTGATCGTCGGAGCCGAAAAATACGCCCACTCCCTCTTCCCGCAATTGAAGGACCCGCGCTATCCCAACCTGCCGGAGAAATTAACGTTCCTGCACGCAGAGAACATCCTTGAGATGTTTCCCACCCTTCCCCGCAAGCAACGGGAAACGGCGATCCTGCAGGAGCACCCGGCCATCTTCATCATTGGCATCGGTTGGCCGCTGCGCGATGGATATCCGCATGAGATGCGCGCAGCCGACTACGACGACTGGGTCACCGACACCAGGCACGAAACCGGCGAACACACCCACGGCCTCAACGGCGACATCCTCGTCTGGAACCCTGTCACCAAGCGCCGTCACGAACTGACCTCGATGGGCATTCGAGTCACTGCTGAAACGCTGAGGCAGCAGCTCGCGATGTCGAATCAACTCGACTTCATGAAATTGCCCTATCACCAGGCAATTCTGAACAACCGCATCCCACTCTCAATTGGCGGCGGCATCGGACAGTCGCGCACTCTGATGCTCCTGCTTCACAAGGCCCACCTTGGCGAAGTGAGCTGCACCGTTTGGCCGAAAGTGCTGAAGGAGATGTGCGCGCAAAGAAACATCTTCGTACTTGAGTAG
- a CDS encoding 2-oxoacid:ferredoxin oxidoreductase subunit beta: MATPTATPGPKVNHIGLPVLEYRGGKSTLCAGCGHNAISERIIDAMYEMGVQPERVMKMSGIGCSSKSPAYFMSRSHSFNSVHGRMPSVSTGAHLANHTNMLLGVSGDGDTASIGMGQFVHLMRRNLPMIYIIEDNGVYGLTKGQFSATADIGSKLKTGVINDLPAIDTCALAIQLGATFVGRSFSGDKKQLLAMLKAAIAHKGTVMLDVISPCVTFNDHEGSTKSYKFMQENDEPINDVGFVASFDDIDVDYDSGQVYEVEMHDGSSLRLRKLHEDYDPTDKANAVKTLMEAEEKNEVLTGVFYINTEKPTFTDLLNMVDEPLATLPESLTRPPKSALDALMANLQ, from the coding sequence ATGGCAACCCCAACCGCTACGCCAGGCCCCAAGGTCAATCACATCGGGCTTCCGGTACTTGAATATCGCGGCGGCAAGTCCACGCTCTGCGCGGGCTGCGGCCACAACGCAATCTCCGAGCGCATCATCGACGCGATGTATGAGATGGGCGTTCAGCCAGAGCGCGTGATGAAGATGAGCGGCATTGGATGCTCGTCGAAAAGCCCGGCATACTTCATGAGCCGTTCGCACAGTTTCAACTCGGTGCACGGCCGCATGCCTTCAGTCTCCACCGGGGCGCACCTTGCCAATCACACCAACATGCTGCTGGGTGTCTCCGGCGACGGGGACACTGCTTCCATCGGCATGGGGCAATTCGTTCACTTGATGCGCCGCAATCTGCCGATGATTTACATCATTGAAGATAATGGGGTGTACGGTCTCACGAAGGGCCAGTTCTCTGCAACTGCGGATATTGGCTCGAAGCTGAAAACCGGCGTCATCAACGATCTGCCTGCCATCGATACTTGCGCCCTAGCTATCCAACTTGGTGCGACCTTCGTCGGCCGTTCATTCTCGGGCGATAAGAAGCAACTCCTTGCCATGTTGAAGGCAGCGATCGCCCACAAGGGAACGGTTATGCTCGACGTGATCAGTCCTTGCGTGACGTTTAACGACCACGAGGGATCCACCAAGAGCTACAAGTTCATGCAGGAAAACGACGAGCCCATCAACGACGTTGGGTTTGTGGCCAGCTTTGACGACATCGATGTGGACTACGACTCGGGGCAGGTATATGAAGTAGAAATGCACGACGGCTCGAGCCTGCGACTTCGCAAGCTGCATGAAGACTACGATCCGACCGATAAGGCCAATGCCGTGAAGACGCTGATGGAGGCAGAGGAGAAGAATGAGGTCCTCACCGGCGTGTTCTACATCAACACAGAGAAGCCGACGTTTACCGATCTGCTGAACATGGTAGATGAGCCGCTGGCGACTCTGCCGGAATCTCTGACACGGCCGCCAAAGTCCGCGCTTGATGCGCTCATGGCGAATCTGCAGTAA
- a CDS encoding winged helix-turn-helix domain-containing protein, giving the protein METGVAFNQVIRCQSFELNLYTREVYKNGQKLTLHGQPIDVLAMLLERPGELVTREQLRKKLWPETTYVDFEHGLNSTINRLREALGDHAEHPQYIETLPRLGYRLIVLMENLPKEAPPPSPIFPKAPAPNVSINAALPAPAKAQPTEKSDIPHPTRRSRWLLAIGLSSAVALPTATHWYLRHPPPVPYITEFRQLTNDGQVKILVGADDQRLYFNQEFPFSIAQVGVTGGDIALIPVALPNPLLKSVSPDGAALLVTSMTSGGLWTVQIPGGSLRHLSNETVRCADWSPDGGSIVYSTDKGDISIMRSDGSEARRILEAQVSAPCSNEDNVVWSPDSRSIRFAADNRLWELSAEGSRKHLLLPAWRPAARQRCGRWTPDGRFFLFWSQDSSSLKSQIWAIDERRRLFHRAAAEPIQLTPGLVRWSRPIPSKDGKTIFARGTVDRGELVRYDAKSRQLQPFLGGMSATYLRFSPDGKTVAYITSPQGALWRANQDGSNPVQLTAPPLRAELPKWSPDGTQILFDATDANGQTKIYSVSSLGGAPQPFLPEQTKGLTEPNWSPDGRKIVFCKGGPADARSDIRILDVEHHKIITVPGSVGLFAPMWSPNGRSIVALDIITGAMRLFDVETERWSLLEKEVVAWPNWSRDGKFIYFFRWIKGVQVYRIRFPGGTAERVVDLPGFHGGLNSFMTLDPKDAPIFMRSTGTDEIYALTLEAK; this is encoded by the coding sequence ATGGAAACCGGCGTCGCGTTCAACCAAGTGATTCGCTGCCAGTCGTTCGAACTGAATCTCTATACTCGCGAAGTCTACAAAAACGGTCAGAAGCTGACTCTCCATGGCCAGCCCATCGACGTGCTCGCCATGCTTCTCGAGAGACCTGGGGAACTCGTCACCCGTGAGCAACTCCGCAAAAAGCTCTGGCCGGAGACCACATATGTCGACTTCGAACATGGTTTGAACAGTACAATCAACCGGCTGCGTGAAGCGCTCGGCGATCACGCCGAACACCCTCAGTACATCGAAACGCTTCCCCGACTCGGCTACCGATTAATTGTTCTGATGGAAAACCTGCCGAAAGAAGCCCCGCCCCCGTCGCCAATATTTCCGAAAGCTCCCGCGCCAAACGTTTCAATAAATGCCGCTCTTCCGGCCCCCGCTAAAGCACAACCTACAGAAAAATCCGACATCCCGCATCCGACACGTCGATCACGCTGGCTATTGGCAATCGGGTTGAGCTCCGCCGTTGCGTTGCCCACGGCCACGCATTGGTATCTGCGCCATCCACCTCCAGTTCCGTACATTACGGAGTTCAGACAACTCACCAACGACGGTCAAGTCAAGATTCTTGTCGGAGCCGACGATCAGAGACTTTACTTCAATCAGGAGTTTCCGTTCTCGATTGCCCAGGTTGGAGTAACGGGCGGAGATATTGCGCTCATTCCGGTTGCATTGCCAAACCCATTGCTGAAAAGCGTTTCGCCGGATGGTGCCGCACTCCTGGTTACTTCGATGACCTCAGGTGGCCTATGGACCGTTCAGATTCCAGGAGGATCGCTTCGTCATTTGTCGAACGAAACAGTCCGCTGCGCGGATTGGTCTCCGGACGGCGGATCGATCGTTTACAGCACGGACAAGGGCGACATCTCTATCATGCGCAGCGATGGAAGCGAAGCGCGCAGAATTCTAGAAGCGCAAGTTTCTGCCCCGTGCTCGAATGAAGATAACGTCGTTTGGTCGCCCGACAGCAGATCGATTCGGTTCGCGGCAGATAACAGATTATGGGAGCTGTCGGCAGAGGGGTCGCGCAAGCATCTGTTGCTTCCTGCCTGGCGCCCCGCTGCCAGGCAGCGTTGTGGGCGTTGGACTCCAGACGGACGTTTTTTTCTGTTCTGGTCTCAGGATTCCTCTTCTTTGAAAAGTCAGATATGGGCAATTGATGAGCGTCGCAGACTTTTCCACCGAGCGGCCGCCGAACCAATTCAACTGACACCAGGCCTGGTCCGGTGGAGTCGGCCTATCCCCAGCAAAGACGGGAAAACTATCTTTGCCCGCGGCACCGTCGATCGAGGAGAACTGGTCCGCTATGACGCCAAATCCCGGCAGTTACAACCCTTCCTCGGAGGCATGTCGGCGACGTATCTTCGTTTCTCTCCAGATGGCAAGACTGTTGCATATATCACCAGCCCCCAGGGCGCTCTCTGGAGGGCGAATCAAGATGGCAGCAACCCTGTGCAACTCACCGCTCCTCCCCTGCGGGCCGAGTTGCCGAAGTGGTCGCCCGACGGAACCCAGATCCTGTTTGACGCCACGGATGCCAACGGGCAAACCAAGATATATAGTGTCTCTTCTCTGGGCGGCGCTCCTCAGCCGTTTCTCCCGGAACAAACAAAGGGATTGACTGAGCCCAACTGGTCTCCCGACGGTCGAAAGATCGTCTTCTGCAAGGGCGGCCCTGCGGACGCAAGGAGCGATATACGTATTCTCGATGTAGAACACCATAAGATCATCACGGTTCCCGGATCGGTTGGTCTTTTCGCGCCAATGTGGTCACCAAATGGCCGCTCCATCGTTGCACTCGACATCATCACCGGTGCCATGAGACTCTTCGACGTTGAGACAGAACGATGGTCCTTGTTAGAAAAGGAAGTCGTCGCTTGGCCCAACTGGTCGCGAGATGGCAAGTTCATTTACTTCTTTCGCTGGATCAAAGGTGTGCAGGTATATCGAATTCGTTTCCCGGGTGGCACAGCAGAACGTGTGGTGGATCTTCCTGGATTCCATGGAGGACTAAACAGTTTCATGACGCTCGATCCGAAAGACGCTCCTATCTTCATGCGTAGCACGGGAACAGACGAGATCTACGCACTCACCCTGGAAGCGAAGTAG
- a CDS encoding MATE family efflux transporter has protein sequence MVKTRAMWRAELGAMIALAIPVVLSELGWVAQGVVDNIMVGRLGPVAIGAVALGNAVFYTPALFGIGLLLGLDTLVAQAYGRRDHDECHRWLAQGVYLACIVTPPIMILLVGLSYGFMHFGVIPEVAALSGGYLRILTWGTLPLLLYAGTRRYLQGVGQVRVITATYVLANLMNWFGNWVLIYGKLGFPALGVNGSAISTCIARVGMAVALLGFAWRYERKRGHPLFAHWAGPELDRLRSLVRLGAPAAGQILLEVGAWNLSTFAAGYLTPVALATHTIALNYASISYMVPLGVGAAAAVSVGHAIGAGDPARARRAGWMALAMGTGFMVCAGIVFLLAPGPLIKLYTHDPRVLAVGPSLLWIAAAFQIFDGIQTVSTGALRGLGETRVPMIANFVGYWVMGLPLGFILCFVFKWGIYGMWIGLTLSLIVIASTLLMRWHRDSARMALAHSKI, from the coding sequence ATGGTCAAGACACGCGCCATGTGGAGAGCGGAACTCGGGGCAATGATTGCGCTCGCGATTCCGGTCGTACTCAGCGAACTTGGTTGGGTGGCGCAGGGTGTCGTGGACAACATCATGGTGGGGCGGTTGGGGCCGGTGGCGATCGGCGCAGTTGCGCTAGGGAACGCGGTCTTCTACACGCCCGCACTGTTCGGTATTGGCCTGCTGCTGGGGCTGGACACGCTGGTAGCGCAGGCTTACGGTCGGCGCGATCATGATGAATGCCATCGGTGGCTGGCGCAGGGAGTCTATCTCGCGTGCATCGTAACGCCGCCAATCATGATCCTGCTGGTAGGACTGAGCTACGGGTTTATGCACTTCGGGGTGATTCCGGAGGTCGCAGCGTTGTCTGGAGGTTATCTACGCATCCTGACATGGGGAACGCTGCCGCTGCTGCTTTACGCGGGAACGCGTCGATATTTGCAGGGCGTGGGACAAGTTCGCGTGATCACGGCGACGTATGTGCTGGCGAACCTGATGAACTGGTTTGGAAACTGGGTTCTGATCTATGGCAAGCTGGGCTTTCCGGCTCTGGGCGTAAATGGCTCGGCCATTTCAACCTGCATTGCGCGCGTGGGAATGGCGGTCGCGCTGCTGGGGTTCGCGTGGAGATATGAACGCAAGCGCGGGCATCCACTGTTTGCGCACTGGGCGGGACCGGAACTGGATCGGCTTCGTAGTTTAGTGCGGCTGGGAGCGCCGGCAGCGGGGCAGATTTTGCTCGAGGTCGGCGCGTGGAATCTGAGTACATTTGCGGCGGGATATCTGACACCGGTTGCGCTAGCGACGCATACGATCGCCCTGAATTATGCCAGCATTTCATACATGGTGCCGTTGGGAGTGGGAGCTGCGGCCGCCGTGAGCGTGGGGCATGCAATCGGTGCCGGCGATCCGGCGCGTGCGCGGCGCGCAGGCTGGATGGCACTGGCGATGGGTACAGGATTCATGGTGTGTGCCGGCATCGTATTTCTGCTGGCGCCCGGACCTCTGATCAAGCTCTACACACACGACCCTCGCGTATTGGCGGTGGGTCCGAGCTTGCTATGGATCGCGGCGGCATTTCAGATTTTCGACGGCATCCAGACCGTCTCAACCGGGGCATTGCGCGGTCTGGGTGAGACACGCGTCCCAATGATTGCGAACTTTGTGGGCTATTGGGTGATGGGTCTTCCGCTCGGTTTCATCTTGTGCTTTGTTTTCAAGTGGGGGATTTACGGGATGTGGATCGGGCTGACGCTTTCGCTGATTGTGATCGCGTCGACGCTTCTTATGCGATGGCACCGGGATTCCGCTCGGATGGCGCTGGCGCATTCAAAAATATAG